A stretch of the Enterobacter mori genome encodes the following:
- a CDS encoding fimbrial protein — protein MKLWIVLISVAGLAFSGNGIAKTCVNANGSISIVNYDLTTTLTTDQNRPGSGTELEKSQDVNIGARCPAGDWDKRTYRTYLSPYPVIKTEGEWKYLQLDPDYIIGAMKIHDATIGDFYPPVEYVHMGGHDEVDTGGVFPVNDSHLVFRLQIVKPFIGTVVIPSRLMFNVYITTTDHEPVNTIVYKIIYSGVISVPQNCVINAGQTVTVDLGKLYHGDFRQAGQMPDNVRPKTFNVPVECNGDVESPAQLTLRLTGTADSRYSQALATDNPDVGVVITREDGTPLTPNVFSSNAPFETDISGKANVTLQAYPISTTGLSPELGVFTALALLRIDFA, from the coding sequence ATGAAGCTATGGATAGTGTTAATCAGCGTAGCGGGGCTGGCATTTAGCGGTAATGGCATCGCCAAAACCTGCGTTAACGCCAATGGCAGCATTTCCATCGTTAACTACGACCTGACCACTACACTCACGACCGATCAGAATCGCCCCGGTAGCGGTACAGAATTAGAGAAAAGTCAGGATGTTAATATCGGTGCCAGATGTCCGGCGGGGGACTGGGACAAACGAACCTATCGTACTTACCTGAGCCCGTATCCCGTCATCAAAACCGAAGGCGAATGGAAGTATCTGCAGCTTGATCCGGATTACATCATTGGGGCCATGAAAATTCATGATGCCACCATCGGCGATTTCTATCCGCCAGTTGAATATGTGCATATGGGCGGCCATGACGAAGTCGATACGGGAGGGGTATTCCCCGTCAACGACAGTCATCTTGTGTTCAGGCTGCAAATTGTAAAACCCTTTATCGGCACCGTCGTGATCCCCTCAAGGCTCATGTTTAACGTCTATATCACCACAACGGATCATGAACCGGTTAACACAATTGTTTATAAAATCATCTACAGCGGGGTAATTAGCGTTCCGCAAAACTGCGTCATCAACGCCGGGCAAACCGTCACGGTGGATCTGGGTAAACTCTACCACGGTGATTTCAGGCAGGCAGGCCAGATGCCCGATAATGTCCGTCCGAAAACCTTTAACGTTCCGGTCGAATGCAATGGGGACGTTGAATCTCCCGCACAGTTAACGCTGCGCTTAACGGGCACGGCGGACAGCCGTTATTCACAGGCGCTGGCTACGGACAATCCGGACGTGGGGGTCGTCATCACCCGTGAGGACGGCACGCCCCTTACGCCAAACGTCTTTTCAAGTAACGCGCCCTTCGAGACGGATATCTCTGGAAAAGCGAACGTGACGCTGCAAGCGTATCCAATCAGCACCACGGGTCTTTCTCCCGAGCTGGGTGTTTTCACCGCTCTGGCACTGCTACGCATTGATTTCGCCTGA
- a CDS encoding fimbrial biogenesis usher protein — MKRNDSPAPDTAYLTSLTPVAVAVTALLALTEARAEYFFNPAFLSGDPSAVADLSRFSTNGQAPGVYRVDIWLNEHFIATRDITFDARKVEDSAPAKSTDDTGLVACLSAKSLENMGVNLQALSLQASAQKDNCIDVAGAIPDASTTFDFEKLRLDISIPQVAMRNNARGYIPPDQWDEGINALLLNYNFSGSRSRDRGTDNGISNNAFLGLNSGLNIGPWRLRDNASWNHSSSAQSKSDSWQHISTYAERTVVPLQGRLTLGDSYTPSDVFDSLPFRGAQIASDDNMLPDSMKGFAPTIRGIAKSHAQVTIRQNGYVIYQSYVPPGAFAINDLFPTSSSGDLMVEVKEADGSINSYSVPYSAVPILQREGRLKYALTAAEYRSSGSQQDDVEFIQGSLIWGLPHGLTAYGGSQLTRNYTAAALGAGLNMGEAGALSVDVTHAKSLLADDSSHSGQSIRFLYAKSLNAIGTNFQLLGYRYSTSGFYTLDETAYRQMRGYKGDAQEEDNAQTLWMDYYNLYYTKRGKVQFNLSQQLPGSGSVYVTGSQQSYWHTDEKNTLLQIGYSGTWADVSWSLSYNYNKAPGMTGSDEIYALNISLPLSQWLSPQNEVGQKHNYAYATYSLSTNKQGDTSQNAGVNGTLLEDNNLSYSVQQGYTRHGSHAQGASSMEYDSAYGNASVGYNYSQNGDYQQVNYGLNGGVIAHRNGITLSQPLGDTNVLIAAPGAKEVKIENEPGIHTDWRGYAVVPYASSYRLNRMALDTNSLADDVDIDDAVTHVVPTRGAVVRATFKARPGTRALMTLLYRGKPVPFGAMVTRDDGGSNTIVGEEGETYLSGLNPTGTLNIQWGEGANRQCTARYQLPESKAPLVRLKMECL; from the coding sequence ATGAAGCGTAACGATTCACCGGCTCCAGACACAGCCTATTTAACCTCGCTGACGCCCGTGGCAGTAGCCGTTACGGCACTCCTCGCACTTACCGAAGCGCGCGCTGAGTATTTTTTCAATCCCGCCTTCTTGTCAGGCGATCCTTCAGCGGTTGCCGATCTGTCGCGTTTTTCCACTAACGGTCAGGCGCCTGGCGTCTACCGCGTGGATATATGGCTAAATGAGCACTTTATCGCTACACGCGATATCACCTTCGATGCCCGGAAAGTGGAAGACAGTGCCCCGGCAAAATCGACGGATGACACTGGCCTTGTCGCCTGCCTGTCGGCGAAATCTCTTGAGAATATGGGGGTCAACCTACAGGCTCTCTCTTTACAGGCATCGGCTCAAAAAGATAACTGTATTGATGTGGCGGGTGCCATTCCAGATGCCAGCACCACGTTTGATTTTGAAAAGCTCAGACTGGATATCAGCATCCCCCAGGTTGCCATGAGAAACAATGCGCGAGGCTATATTCCTCCCGACCAGTGGGATGAGGGGATTAACGCGCTCCTGCTTAATTATAATTTTTCCGGATCGCGCAGTCGCGATCGCGGAACCGATAATGGGATCAGCAATAACGCTTTTCTCGGCCTTAACAGCGGGTTAAATATCGGCCCGTGGCGTTTGCGTGACAATGCTTCCTGGAACCATTCCAGCAGCGCTCAGAGCAAAAGCGATAGCTGGCAGCATATCAGCACTTATGCGGAGCGTACGGTCGTCCCCCTTCAGGGAAGGCTAACGCTGGGAGACAGCTATACCCCCTCAGATGTCTTTGACAGCCTGCCCTTCCGCGGTGCGCAAATTGCCTCTGATGACAATATGCTGCCGGACAGCATGAAGGGCTTTGCGCCAACCATTCGCGGTATCGCGAAAAGTCATGCCCAGGTAACCATCAGGCAGAACGGCTACGTCATTTATCAAAGCTACGTGCCGCCCGGCGCATTCGCGATCAACGACCTTTTCCCCACCTCATCCAGCGGTGACTTGATGGTCGAAGTCAAAGAGGCAGACGGCAGCATCAATAGCTACTCCGTGCCCTATTCCGCAGTGCCTATTTTGCAGCGCGAAGGGCGACTAAAATACGCCCTGACGGCGGCTGAATACCGTAGCAGCGGTAGCCAGCAGGATGACGTTGAGTTTATTCAGGGCTCCCTGATCTGGGGGCTTCCTCACGGTCTTACCGCGTACGGCGGATCGCAATTGACCCGGAACTACACTGCCGCCGCATTGGGCGCAGGGCTGAACATGGGCGAGGCGGGAGCCCTCTCTGTTGACGTGACGCACGCAAAAAGCCTCCTCGCCGATGATAGCAGTCACTCCGGACAGTCCATTCGTTTTTTGTACGCGAAATCCTTAAACGCCATTGGCACAAACTTTCAGCTGCTGGGCTATCGCTACTCCACCTCCGGGTTTTACACCCTGGATGAAACCGCCTACAGACAAATGCGGGGCTATAAAGGCGACGCTCAGGAGGAGGATAACGCGCAAACCCTCTGGATGGATTACTACAACCTTTACTACACCAAACGCGGCAAGGTGCAGTTCAATCTCTCTCAGCAATTGCCTGGTTCAGGCTCTGTTTATGTTACCGGTAGCCAGCAAAGCTACTGGCACACGGATGAGAAAAATACGCTATTGCAGATTGGATACAGCGGAACCTGGGCAGACGTCTCCTGGAGCCTCTCCTATAACTACAATAAGGCCCCCGGCATGACGGGAAGTGATGAAATCTACGCGCTGAATATATCGCTGCCATTAAGCCAGTGGTTATCCCCACAGAATGAAGTGGGACAAAAACATAATTATGCCTATGCAACCTATAGCCTGAGCACGAACAAACAGGGTGACACGTCCCAGAACGCAGGCGTAAACGGCACGCTGCTGGAGGACAACAACCTCAGCTACAGCGTGCAGCAAGGCTATACCCGCCATGGCTCGCACGCTCAGGGGGCGAGCAGCATGGAATACGACAGCGCATACGGCAATGCCAGCGTCGGGTATAACTATAGCCAAAACGGGGACTATCAGCAGGTCAATTACGGGTTAAATGGCGGCGTTATCGCGCACCGCAACGGTATCACCCTGAGCCAGCCTCTGGGCGATACCAACGTACTCATTGCTGCGCCAGGAGCAAAAGAGGTCAAGATTGAAAATGAACCCGGCATCCATACTGACTGGCGCGGTTATGCCGTTGTTCCCTACGCCTCGTCCTATCGCCTCAATCGCATGGCACTGGATACCAACTCGCTGGCCGACGACGTGGATATTGACGATGCGGTGACGCACGTTGTGCCGACACGAGGTGCCGTTGTCCGCGCGACGTTCAAAGCGCGCCCCGGAACGCGCGCCTTAATGACCCTGCTCTATCGTGGAAAACCCGTTCCTTTCGGCGCCATGGTGACCCGCGACGACGGTGGCAGCAACACGATTGTCGGTGAAGAGGGTGAGACCTATCTGTCCGGCCTGAACCCAACAGGAACGCTGAATATTCAATGGGGAGAAGGCGCAAACCGGCAGTGCACGGCGAGATATCAACTACCGGAAAGTAAAGCGCCGCTGGTACGGCTGAAAATGGAGTGTTTATAA
- a CDS encoding fimbrial protein, protein MNFPWKKGLYLTALLFTPFVMADSSYNLHVFGTIVGESCNVDTQSVEQTVDMGEFSADDFPVPGSTTNPKKFDISLKGCTAAITDTQVWFTGQADRDNPSLLALSDTGKGHLSTMATGLGVELLDSTLTPIAINNTESAHYPLAPGDNLLTFFLRYKSTLPTVTSGEATAVMYFDLLYQ, encoded by the coding sequence ATGAATTTTCCCTGGAAAAAAGGGCTGTATCTGACAGCCCTGTTATTCACCCCGTTCGTCATGGCTGACAGCAGTTATAACCTTCACGTTTTCGGTACCATTGTCGGTGAATCCTGCAATGTCGATACGCAAAGCGTGGAGCAGACTGTCGACATGGGCGAGTTTTCCGCAGACGATTTTCCCGTACCGGGCTCCACCACTAACCCGAAAAAATTCGATATCAGTCTCAAAGGGTGCACCGCTGCGATTACCGATACTCAGGTGTGGTTTACCGGACAGGCGGATCGGGACAATCCCTCTCTGCTGGCGCTTTCAGATACCGGTAAAGGCCACCTCTCAACCATGGCGACCGGTCTGGGCGTAGAGCTTCTGGATAGCACTCTCACGCCCATCGCTATTAACAACACCGAATCTGCCCACTATCCGCTCGCGCCGGGGGACAATCTGTTGACCTTCTTTTTACGCTACAAATCCACCTTGCCCACCGTCACATCAGGCGAAGCCACGGCGGTGATGTATTTCGATCTGCTGTATCAGTGA
- a CDS encoding fimbrial protein encodes MMKHATQYVLLALGLIACASGHALASEDGQVTFMGQVVNAACTVSTDSQDLVVHMGQVRSSQFISTGDWAMPTPFQIKLEECDASVSQHAGVLFYGETALKDPQIFHAGKGAGAAKGIGIGIFDAAGHLLVPGTTPLWKAPLRGGENVLRFIAKYRSTAPHVQAGTADAQIWFNVIYQ; translated from the coding sequence ATGATGAAGCATGCCACTCAATACGTATTACTCGCTCTGGGCCTGATAGCGTGTGCTTCAGGGCATGCTTTGGCGAGTGAAGATGGGCAGGTCACCTTTATGGGTCAGGTCGTTAATGCCGCCTGTACCGTGAGCACCGACAGCCAGGATCTGGTCGTTCACATGGGTCAGGTACGTAGCAGCCAGTTCATCTCGACCGGGGACTGGGCTATGCCGACGCCTTTTCAAATCAAACTTGAAGAGTGTGATGCCAGCGTAAGCCAACATGCCGGCGTGCTGTTTTACGGAGAGACGGCGTTAAAAGATCCCCAGATCTTTCATGCCGGCAAGGGTGCAGGGGCCGCGAAGGGTATTGGGATAGGTATTTTTGATGCGGCAGGTCATCTGCTCGTTCCGGGTACCACGCCCCTCTGGAAAGCTCCCCTGCGAGGGGGTGAGAACGTGCTGCGATTCATCGCGAAATATCGGTCGACAGCTCCTCACGTCCAGGCGGGAACCGCCGATGCGCAGATCTGGTTTAACGTCATCTATCAATAA
- a CDS encoding fimbrial protein, with product MKPFIRLALLSVSLTLFPLAEARSHDGTIYITGTIKNKTCVISPDSEHLVVTMTQANATQLEKAKNETPYERFTINVEQCGAGLNTITTRFEGTPDGLDNALLALTEAQDSATGVAIGLFNTDKSPLPLSGESLPFVLTGNQTTAELVFFARYLAVTDTVTPGTANAAATFVLTYA from the coding sequence GTGAAACCCTTCATCAGATTAGCTTTACTTAGCGTATCTCTGACACTGTTCCCGCTGGCCGAAGCAAGGTCGCATGACGGAACGATTTATATTACGGGAACGATAAAAAACAAAACGTGCGTCATTTCCCCCGACTCAGAACATCTGGTCGTTACCATGACGCAGGCTAATGCCACCCAGCTTGAGAAGGCAAAGAATGAGACGCCGTATGAGCGGTTCACGATTAACGTCGAGCAGTGCGGGGCGGGGCTTAACACCATTACCACCCGTTTCGAAGGAACACCTGACGGACTGGACAACGCGCTTTTGGCGCTTACCGAGGCGCAAGATAGCGCCACTGGTGTCGCAATCGGCCTTTTCAACACCGATAAATCCCCGCTGCCGCTGAGCGGAGAGAGCCTACCCTTTGTGCTTACCGGAAATCAAACGACCGCCGAGCTCGTTTTCTTTGCCCGCTATCTCGCCGTCACAGATACCGTCACCCCAGGTACCGCAAACGCGGCAGCAACCTTTGTTTTGACTTATGCATAA
- a CDS encoding helix-turn-helix domain-containing protein, which produces MTDKVNIMTSQGADVAQVSLAVANRIRNWRKEKKLSLDELSRRASVSKGMLVEIEKGAANPSIAILCKLAAALGISVADIVNVSSEPLVHIIEEAAIPVLWQGAQGGYARLLAGTAGPDMIELWQWEMHPGEYFTSTGHPAGTFELLHVNEGVLTLTVDETVTQVNAGASAVAKTEAAHGYANEGESVLRFTMTVAEFHR; this is translated from the coding sequence ATGACTGATAAAGTCAATATAATGACTTCTCAGGGTGCCGATGTTGCCCAGGTGAGCCTGGCCGTGGCGAACCGCATCCGCAACTGGCGGAAAGAGAAAAAGCTGTCGCTGGACGAGCTGTCCCGCCGAGCCAGCGTCAGCAAAGGCATGCTGGTGGAGATCGAAAAGGGCGCAGCCAACCCCAGCATCGCCATTTTGTGCAAGCTGGCCGCCGCACTCGGCATCTCCGTGGCGGATATCGTTAACGTCTCCAGCGAGCCGCTGGTGCACATTATCGAAGAAGCGGCGATCCCGGTTCTGTGGCAGGGCGCACAGGGTGGTTACGCCAGGCTTCTGGCGGGCACCGCGGGCCCGGACATGATTGAGCTGTGGCAGTGGGAGATGCATCCGGGAGAGTATTTCACCTCGACAGGGCATCCTGCGGGAACCTTTGAGCTGCTGCACGTGAACGAAGGCGTATTGACGCTGACGGTGGACGAGACGGTTACGCAGGTGAATGCTGGCGCGTCTGCGGTGGCGAAAACCGAAGCGGCGCACGGCTATGCGAACGAAGGGGAGAGCGTGCTTCGCTTCACTATGACGGTGGCGGAGTTTCACCGTTAG
- a CDS encoding B3/B4 domain-containing protein, translated as MSLVTPSIDSRLADIAPGFRALSILVEATPITCPEVAPAALAQACQQMLNDDVPWADAHLSDWDNVFKAFGAKPKRTPCSAAALRKRVLKDGSLPSLDPVVDIYNAVSIRYAIPVGGENLKAYSGAPRLTLADGSEPFDTFKEGEPVVEHPEPGEVIWRDDLGVTCRRWNWRQGIRTRLDSQAQSMWFILESLPSMPLAALEEAGQELVNNLQQLMPGATAQVKLLELA; from the coding sequence ATGTCTCTCGTAACGCCGTCAATAGATTCGCGACTTGCCGACATTGCGCCCGGCTTTCGGGCTTTGAGCATTCTGGTTGAAGCCACGCCGATTACCTGCCCGGAGGTTGCGCCCGCCGCGCTGGCGCAGGCCTGCCAGCAGATGTTAAATGATGATGTGCCGTGGGCTGATGCACACCTTTCGGACTGGGATAACGTATTCAAAGCCTTCGGCGCTAAACCGAAACGCACGCCCTGCTCGGCCGCGGCCCTGCGCAAGCGGGTACTGAAAGACGGTTCACTGCCGTCGCTGGATCCGGTCGTGGATATCTATAACGCGGTGAGCATTCGCTATGCCATTCCGGTGGGTGGGGAAAATCTCAAGGCGTACTCGGGCGCGCCGCGCCTGACCCTGGCCGACGGCAGCGAGCCGTTTGATACCTTTAAAGAGGGAGAGCCGGTGGTGGAACATCCTGAACCGGGCGAGGTCATCTGGCGTGACGACCTCGGCGTCACCTGCCGCCGCTGGAACTGGCGACAGGGGATACGGACCCGCCTGGACAGCCAGGCGCAATCGATGTGGTTTATCCTTGAAAGCCTGCCGTCGATGCCGCTTGCGGCACTGGAAGAGGCAGGGCAAGAGCTGGTCAACAATTTGCAGCAGTTGATGCCGGGGGCAACGGCGCAGGTGAAGCTGCTGGAGCTGGCCTGA
- a CDS encoding fimbria/pilus periplasmic chaperone — translation MAATFTLTVGITPDANAGGIALGATRVIYPQGDKQASLPVINSSSNNTFLIQTWVANAEGVKSSDFIITPPLFVIHPKKENTLRIMYAGPDLPTDRESVFYLNSKAIPSIDKSKLNGNTLQIATQSVIKLFVRPKKLASLSADAPKTLSCQTANGKVSIKNPSPYYVSLVQFFVGDTQLPNSMVAPFNTLTLPVPGGGAGRVRFQTVNDFGANTPAQTCS, via the coding sequence ATGGCCGCAACGTTTACGCTTACAGTAGGTATAACACCTGATGCAAATGCCGGCGGCATCGCCCTGGGAGCCACTCGTGTCATTTATCCTCAGGGTGATAAACAGGCATCACTACCAGTTATTAACTCGTCAAGTAATAATACATTCCTGATTCAGACTTGGGTGGCCAATGCTGAGGGTGTAAAATCTTCTGATTTTATTATTACTCCACCGCTGTTTGTTATACACCCTAAAAAAGAAAATACGTTACGTATTATGTATGCGGGGCCTGATCTGCCCACCGATCGTGAAAGCGTATTTTATCTTAACAGTAAAGCAATCCCCTCTATTGATAAAAGTAAGCTGAATGGGAACACGCTACAGATTGCCACGCAAAGCGTAATAAAACTGTTTGTCCGTCCGAAAAAATTGGCGTCTCTCTCCGCCGATGCGCCCAAAACACTCTCCTGCCAGACAGCCAACGGCAAAGTGTCCATTAAAAATCCGTCCCCCTATTACGTTTCGCTTGTGCAGTTTTTCGTCGGTGATACACAACTGCCAAATTCGATGGTGGCCCCCTTCAACACCCTTACCTTGCCTGTTCCAGGCGGCGGTGCCGGGCGCGTCAGGTTCCAGACGGTGAATGATTTTGGTGCTAATACGCCCGCACAAACGTGCTCTTGA
- the lsrG gene encoding (4S)-4-hydroxy-5-phosphonooxypentane-2,3-dione isomerase produces the protein MNVTLVEINIKPERVDEFLEVFRANHEGAIKEPGNLRFDVLQDPRVKTRFFIYEAYKDEEAVLAHKQTPHYLACVDKLEELMSEPRKKRSFVGLLPE, from the coding sequence ATGAATGTGACGCTGGTTGAAATCAACATCAAGCCCGAGCGGGTGGACGAGTTTCTGGAGGTGTTTCGCGCCAACCATGAGGGAGCAATCAAGGAGCCGGGGAACCTGCGCTTTGACGTATTGCAGGACCCGAGGGTGAAAACCCGCTTCTTTATCTACGAGGCCTATAAGGACGAAGAGGCGGTGCTGGCGCATAAGCAAACGCCGCACTATCTGGCGTGTGTGGATAAGCTCGAGGAGCTGATGTCGGAGCCGCGCAAAAAACGCAGTTTTGTGGGATTGTTGCCCGAGTAG
- a CDS encoding fimbrial protein BcfA, whose translation MKKQLLGMAVTAALLGGLAMNAQADTVTVSGGTVNFVGQVVNAACSVAADSVDQTVILSQVRTVKLTAAGMQANQKEDFSIVLEDCDTTVSQNAAVIFNGQQDAAHVGSLANTAGAGAATNVALQLFGPDGNTLKLGETSSSTKLINGENIIPLSVDYIATGAATPGNVSSTATFQMVYS comes from the coding sequence ATGAAAAAGCAATTGTTGGGTATGGCTGTGACTGCAGCGTTATTGGGCGGGCTGGCAATGAACGCTCAGGCTGATACCGTAACCGTCTCCGGCGGTACGGTGAACTTCGTCGGTCAGGTGGTTAACGCCGCGTGTTCCGTTGCGGCTGATTCCGTCGATCAGACCGTCATTCTGAGCCAGGTCCGCACTGTCAAACTGACCGCAGCCGGTATGCAGGCAAATCAAAAAGAAGATTTCAGCATCGTGCTGGAAGATTGCGACACGACCGTCAGCCAAAACGCTGCGGTTATCTTTAACGGTCAACAGGATGCCGCTCATGTGGGCTCCCTGGCGAATACTGCAGGCGCAGGCGCCGCCACCAACGTTGCTCTGCAGCTGTTTGGACCAGATGGCAACACGCTGAAGCTGGGTGAAACCTCCTCCTCCACAAAACTCATCAACGGCGAAAATATCATTCCTCTCAGCGTGGACTACATCGCGACGGGAGCCGCAACACCCGGTAACGTCTCATCCACGGCAACATTCCAGATGGTTTACTCCTGA
- the ygjG gene encoding putrescine aminotransferase, with protein sequence MNRLPSSASALACTAHALNLIEKRTLDHEEMKQLNREVIDYFKEHVNPGFLEYRKSVTAGGDYGAVEWQAGSLNTLVDTQGQEFIDCLGGFGIFNVGHRNPVVVSAVQNQLAKQPLHSQELLDPLRAMLAKTLAALTPGKLKYSFFSNSGTESVEAAIKLAKAYQSPRGKFTFIATSGAFHGKSLGALSATAKSTFRKPFMPLLPGFRHVPFGDINAMRTVLSECRKTGDDVAAVILEPIQGEGGVILPPQGYLPAVRQLCDEFGALLILDEVQTGMGRTGKMFACEHENVQPDILCLAKALGGGVMPIGATVATEEVFSVLFDNPFLHTTTFGGNPLACAAALATINVLLEQNLPAQAEQKGDMLLDGFRQLGREYPDLVQEARGKGMLMAIEFVDNEIGYSFASEMFRQRVLVAGTLNNSKTIRIEPPLTLTIEQCEQVLKAARKALAALRVSVEEA encoded by the coding sequence TTGAACAGGTTACCTTCCAGCGCCTCGGCTCTTGCCTGCACCGCGCACGCACTGAATCTCATTGAGAAGCGAACGCTTGATCATGAGGAGATGAAACAACTTAACCGAGAGGTCATCGATTACTTTAAAGAGCATGTGAATCCTGGTTTTCTGGAGTATCGCAAATCTGTTACCGCCGGCGGGGATTACGGAGCCGTAGAGTGGCAAGCGGGAAGTCTGAACACGCTTGTCGACACCCAGGGACAGGAATTTATCGATTGCCTGGGTGGTTTTGGTATTTTCAACGTGGGGCACCGTAATCCAGTTGTGGTTTCCGCCGTACAGAATCAACTTGCGAAACAACCTCTCCATAGTCAGGAACTGCTCGACCCGCTTCGCGCCATGCTCGCGAAAACGCTGGCGGCCTTAACGCCCGGCAAACTGAAGTACAGCTTCTTTAGCAACAGCGGCACGGAATCGGTCGAAGCGGCGATTAAGCTCGCCAAAGCGTACCAGTCGCCGCGCGGGAAATTCACCTTTATCGCCACCAGCGGCGCGTTCCACGGGAAATCCCTGGGTGCACTGTCGGCGACCGCCAAATCCACCTTCCGCAAACCGTTTATGCCGCTGCTGCCGGGCTTCCGCCACGTGCCGTTCGGTGACATTAATGCCATGCGTACCGTGCTGAGTGAATGCCGTAAAACCGGCGACGATGTGGCAGCGGTGATCCTGGAGCCTATTCAGGGTGAAGGCGGCGTGATCCTGCCGCCGCAGGGCTATCTACCCGCCGTGCGTCAGCTGTGCGATGAGTTTGGCGCGCTGCTGATCCTCGACGAAGTCCAGACCGGGATGGGGCGCACCGGCAAGATGTTTGCCTGCGAGCACGAGAACGTGCAGCCGGACATTCTGTGTCTGGCGAAGGCGCTCGGCGGCGGCGTGATGCCAATAGGCGCGACGGTGGCGACGGAAGAGGTGTTCTCGGTGCTGTTCGACAACCCGTTCCTGCATACCACCACCTTTGGCGGCAACCCGCTGGCCTGTGCGGCGGCGCTGGCGACCATCAACGTGCTGCTGGAGCAAAACCTGCCTGCGCAGGCGGAGCAGAAAGGCGACATGCTGCTGGACGGCTTCCGCCAACTGGGCCGGGAATACCCGGACCTTGTGCAAGAAGCGCGCGGCAAAGGGATGCTCATGGCAATCGAGTTTGTGGACAACGAAATCGGCTACAGCTTCGCGAGCGAGATGTTCCGCCAGCGGGTGCTGGTGGCCGGGACGCTCAACAACTCTAAAACCATCCGCATTGAGCCACCGCTGACGCTGACGATTGAGCAGTGTGAGCAGGTGCTGAAAGCGGCACGTAAAGCGCTGGCAGCCCTGCGCGTCAGCGTGGAAGAGGCATAA
- a CDS encoding fimbria/pilus periplasmic chaperone: protein MSANKLAISLMIVLLVNAQGHAGVVVGGTRFIIQQNDKSTTVSVRNKSDIPYLVTVRISPGGKWPGAEAPGSASRSLVVIPPLFAIKPGHEHIIRLLQAEADLPADRESLFTLAIASIPSAHEGSRDVQIAVRSAFKLLYRPEGLKGTPDRAYREIRWSYSDDGLIATNPTSYYVTLFQTVINGKPVVNAGVVAPFSQRKTDWCRRAPRCEIRWQTLNDAGRVLPMMVQTLHRGTHKPDTNGETPPPS from the coding sequence ATGTCAGCGAACAAACTCGCAATTTCACTGATGATTGTGTTGCTGGTCAACGCGCAGGGACATGCAGGCGTAGTTGTCGGTGGAACCCGGTTTATCATTCAGCAGAATGATAAATCAACCACCGTCTCGGTGCGCAACAAGTCGGACATACCTTACCTTGTTACTGTCCGAATCTCTCCCGGTGGAAAATGGCCTGGCGCAGAAGCGCCCGGGTCTGCGAGCCGTTCGCTGGTGGTTATACCACCGCTGTTTGCCATAAAACCCGGACATGAACATATTATCCGCCTGCTGCAGGCAGAGGCTGACCTGCCAGCCGATCGCGAATCGCTCTTTACGCTGGCCATCGCCAGTATTCCGTCAGCCCATGAGGGCAGTCGCGATGTGCAGATAGCGGTACGTTCGGCGTTTAAGCTGCTCTATCGCCCGGAGGGATTAAAAGGAACCCCCGATCGTGCCTATCGCGAAATACGCTGGTCTTACTCTGATGATGGATTAATCGCGACGAATCCTACCTCGTATTACGTGACGCTTTTCCAGACCGTCATCAACGGCAAGCCCGTTGTTAACGCTGGTGTTGTTGCTCCCTTCAGCCAACGAAAAACCGACTGGTGCCGTCGCGCACCGCGCTGTGAGATACGCTGGCAAACCCTCAATGACGCCGGGCGGGTGTTGCCCATGATGGTTCAGACGCTGCATCGAGGAACCCACAAACCCGACACTAACGGTGAAACTCCGCCACCGTCATAG